In one Elusimicrobiales bacterium genomic region, the following are encoded:
- the ftcD gene encoding glutamate formimidoyltransferase: MPKLVECVPNFSEGRDEAKINAIVEAARTVPGVIVLDVEKDADHNRTVLTFIAPVETAADACFAAVKKSAELIDLNSHKGEHPRMGATDVAPFIPVMGSTVEDCVALAGKLGEKIGSELGIPVYLYDLAARRPERKNLADVRKGQFEGLRGEIGKNPDKTPDFGPDKIHPTAGAIAVGARRQIVNFNINLDTADMELGKAVAKKIRASGGGLPCLRAKEILLAARNQVQISTVLTDYGTTSIKAAVDAVERETTPSGVKITGTELIGLTAGDALIAYAAESLKTENFNPQAQILETRIAELLGGWQSGAGNFVEALASSAPTPGGGSAAAQTSAMGAALGLMAMAVSLQSKKISEDKKAVMRVVHAKVAELKNALSACVSEDARAYDMYVAARKLPKDSPEREAAMQSAAKYAAQAPLKTAQISRLAIIELSAAGGCIHAPVMSDFRCAMHLLKAGIACAAENVRINLDSIADKACAARLEKEIASLV, encoded by the coding sequence ATGCCCAAACTGGTTGAATGCGTGCCGAATTTCAGCGAAGGCCGCGACGAGGCTAAAATAAACGCCATAGTGGAGGCGGCGCGCACCGTCCCCGGAGTGATAGTGCTGGACGTGGAAAAAGACGCCGACCATAACCGCACCGTGCTCACTTTCATCGCCCCGGTCGAAACCGCTGCGGACGCCTGCTTTGCCGCGGTGAAAAAATCGGCGGAGCTTATAGACCTCAACTCCCACAAGGGCGAGCATCCCCGCATGGGCGCAACCGATGTCGCGCCTTTCATCCCGGTGATGGGCTCCACCGTTGAAGACTGCGTCGCCCTCGCGGGAAAACTGGGCGAAAAAATCGGTTCGGAACTGGGCATTCCGGTTTACCTCTACGACCTGGCCGCGCGCAGGCCGGAGCGCAAAAACCTCGCCGACGTGCGCAAGGGCCAGTTTGAGGGCCTGCGCGGGGAAATAGGCAAAAACCCGGACAAAACGCCGGATTTCGGCCCCGACAAAATCCACCCGACTGCGGGCGCGATTGCGGTGGGCGCAAGGCGGCAGATAGTCAATTTCAACATCAATCTGGACACCGCCGACATGGAGCTTGGCAAAGCCGTGGCGAAAAAAATCCGGGCCTCAGGCGGCGGGCTGCCCTGCCTGCGCGCCAAGGAGATTTTGCTGGCCGCCAGGAATCAGGTCCAGATTTCCACGGTGCTGACAGATTACGGGACCACCTCAATCAAGGCGGCGGTGGACGCGGTGGAGCGCGAAACCACGCCGAGCGGCGTCAAAATCACGGGAACCGAGCTTATAGGGCTTACCGCGGGCGACGCGCTTATAGCCTATGCCGCCGAGTCGCTTAAAACCGAAAATTTCAACCCGCAGGCGCAGATTCTGGAAACCCGCATAGCCGAACTGCTGGGCGGCTGGCAGTCGGGCGCGGGGAATTTTGTGGAGGCGCTGGCCTCCTCCGCGCCCACTCCGGGCGGCGGCAGCGCGGCGGCGCAGACCTCCGCGATGGGGGCGGCGCTGGGACTTATGGCGATGGCGGTCAGCCTGCAGAGCAAAAAGATTTCAGAGGATAAAAAGGCGGTAATGCGCGTTGTGCATGCCAAAGTGGCGGAGCTGAAAAACGCGCTGTCGGCCTGCGTAAGCGAGGATGCCCGCGCCTACGATATGTATGTCGCCGCGCGCAAGCTGCCCAAGGATTCGCCGGAGCGGGAGGCCGCCATGCAGTCCGCCGCCAAGTACGCGGCGCAGGCTCCGCTTAAAACCGCGCAAATCTCCAGGCTGGCAATCATTGAGCTTTCCGCCGCCGGGGGCTGCATACACGCGCCGGTGATGTCGGATTTCCGCTGCGCCATGCATCTGCTTAAAGCCGGCATAGCCTGCGCCGCCGAAAATGTGAGGATAAACCTGGACTCCATAGCCGACAAGGCCTGCGCCGCGCGGCTTGAAAAGGAAATAGCGTCTCTGGTTTAA